A portion of the Gemmatimonadaceae bacterium genome contains these proteins:
- a CDS encoding phosphatase PAP2 family protein, whose amino-acid sequence MNRIARTRHVVVSCSGLFTLLSSRARAQEPLITHRDLVVVGAATAGSALLSLYDVRIAHSFGDTLLHARHGNYTTVAKRASIVTETVLMGTGGLVYFIADRKQDFATADVALHSTMSVLSAAMFIQVVRGIAGRARPYVVDEDGHQHDSDPYDFDPLHGFTSFNYRSFPSMHAMASFAVASALSQEMRFRHTPNRNIITPALYVGATMPALARLYLDEHWASDIALGVFLGVLSGQKVVQYTHSHPNNVLDRKFLGSRALGMQATVSVGAGGLSFGLVPF is encoded by the coding sequence ATGAATCGCATCGCCCGCACCCGGCACGTTGTCGTCTCTTGCTCCGGTCTCTTCACACTTCTCTCATCGCGCGCCCGCGCGCAGGAACCCCTCATCACGCATCGCGATCTCGTCGTCGTCGGTGCGGCCACCGCGGGGTCGGCGCTGCTCTCGCTGTATGACGTCCGCATCGCGCACAGCTTCGGCGACACCCTGCTCCACGCGCGTCATGGGAACTACACGACGGTGGCGAAGCGCGCGAGCATCGTGACGGAAACCGTGTTGATGGGCACCGGCGGCCTCGTGTACTTCATCGCCGACCGCAAACAGGACTTCGCCACCGCCGACGTCGCGCTGCACAGCACGATGTCGGTGCTCTCAGCGGCGATGTTCATTCAGGTCGTGCGCGGCATCGCCGGGCGCGCGCGTCCGTACGTCGTCGACGAAGACGGACACCAGCACGACAGCGATCCGTACGATTTCGACCCCCTGCACGGCTTCACGAGCTTCAACTATCGCTCGTTCCCGTCGATGCACGCGATGGCGAGCTTCGCGGTGGCGTCGGCGCTCTCGCAGGAGATGCGCTTTCGCCACACGCCGAACCGCAACATCATCACGCCCGCGCTCTACGTTGGCGCGACGATGCCGGCGCTCGCACGCCTCTACCTCGACGAGCACTGGGCGAGCGACATCGCGCTCGGCGTCTTCCTCGGCGTCCTCTCCGGGCAGAAGGTGGTGCAGTACACGCATTCGCATCCGAACAACGTGCTGGACCGGAAATTCCTGGGCTCGCGCGCGCTCGGAATGCAGGCGACGGTGAGCGTTGGCGCGGGCGGATTGTCGTTCGGGTTGGTGCCGTTCTGA
- a CDS encoding phosphatase PAP2 family protein gives MDTHASLTTARSLTTAALLIAIAALVLFLVLVHVVTAPSVDAFDLRVEQWCAAHQAPWVHGFFDIVSRLGGTTGMRIVGFASALLLFVFRSRRLGIGMAAVVLAGMQAFEIAKRVIARQRPAHGYAVDPTYAFPSGHATIAAAVCGTLAYVLWRERLLPSAAAIGAGIALPVIVGISRVYLDMHWATDVAGGWLAGLIIACVAAAAYEIALTRTNRTTLSR, from the coding sequence ATGGACACGCACGCCTCCCTCACGACTGCCCGGTCGCTCACGACCGCCGCGCTCCTCATCGCGATCGCCGCCCTCGTCCTGTTCCTGGTCCTCGTACACGTCGTCACGGCGCCGTCCGTCGACGCGTTCGACCTCCGCGTCGAACAGTGGTGCGCCGCGCACCAGGCGCCGTGGGTGCACGGATTCTTCGACATCGTCTCGAGACTGGGCGGCACGACCGGAATGCGCATCGTCGGTTTCGCGAGCGCCTTGCTCCTGTTCGTGTTTCGCTCGCGGCGGCTGGGCATCGGCATGGCCGCGGTCGTGCTCGCCGGGATGCAGGCGTTCGAGATCGCGAAACGCGTCATCGCCCGGCAGCGACCCGCGCACGGCTACGCCGTCGATCCGACCTACGCCTTCCCGTCCGGCCACGCGACGATTGCCGCCGCCGTGTGCGGTACGCTCGCGTACGTGTTGTGGCGCGAGCGCCTCCTGCCGAGCGCGGCGGCGATCGGCGCGGGGATTGCTCTGCCTGTCATCGTCGGAATCAGCCGCGTGTATCTCGACATGCACTGGGCGACGGACGTCGCCGGCGGCTGGCTGGCCGGGCTGATCATTGCCTGCGTGGCCGCGGCCGCCTATGAAATCGCTCTGACCCGTACAAACCGTACAACCCTCTCACGATGA
- a CDS encoding ABC transporter permease, whose product MLAELLSDIRYRLRALFSRPSLERELDAELRFHVEREAEKYERQGMSRDAALRRARLEFGGVEQMKEASRDTRGTARLESIVRDVRFAVRSLKGRPAFALTVITTLALGIGANTAIFTLVDALLLRPLPVAHPEQLVIVSDPTQVNNNNVGSPLTGFVSFLLYRDVRARNTVFTDMYANGWSGPIDVQMGAGTGATVEQPHARFVTGNFFSVLGVPAYAGRTFTAAEDETPGQDPVAVITYEYWQRRFSGSSAAIGSVMRVNDVAVTIIGVTPPGFSGDIIGQPLDFWLPMMMDPAIQPGMNKLDDRAWSWLMMMGRLKPGVTLEQARQQVSAVEANAIRENLSGRALSQFDDGLKANPVPVVSGARGFSERRAEYAKALWVLMAAVGLVILVVCANVSSLMLARIVARRREMTVRMTLGAARGRLIQQLLVEGMLLAIVSSVLGLLAATWGSRVLLTTVHVGSAVSGPIAIDTTLDARVLVFTGAMTLACVLLFGLLPAFRATRVDLATSLRSQGRNLMGGARVGGGRVPFGRALVVAQIALSMLLLMGGGLLVRSMQQLLHGDIGADRDHVIAVRVRTSRSQYVGARLGQLRRDLADRIGRVPGVDAAAFADHGLFSGGAAGGRVDVSGFVPQADSERIVSIDQVGPNFFHAIGARLIRGRDMESHDLETGPPATGAVVINETMAKKYFAARNPLGGTVTLADTLHYTVVGVVRDFQSKNVRGQPIREMYTVFSNPNVGNSGAAKLVVHVRGDPSRFVEPIRRAVENVAPALQVQVDPVNDLVRGTVSQDVLLVQVTMFFCVVTLVLAALGLYGVTAYSTSQRTSEFGLRAALGAEPGDVTRMVLGEAVRVAIIGIVIGVPAGFVGARLIRTQLFAVGAIDVPSLSLAIVVLVTTAVVASYLPARRAASVGPLEALRLE is encoded by the coding sequence ATGCTTGCCGAACTGCTGAGCGACATCCGATATCGCCTCCGCGCGTTGTTCTCGCGCCCGTCCCTCGAGCGAGAGCTCGACGCCGAGCTGCGCTTCCATGTCGAACGCGAAGCGGAGAAGTACGAGCGGCAAGGCATGTCGCGGGACGCGGCGCTCCGCCGCGCGCGCCTCGAGTTCGGCGGCGTCGAACAAATGAAGGAAGCGAGCCGCGATACGCGCGGGACGGCGCGCCTCGAGTCCATCGTGCGCGATGTGCGCTTTGCCGTTCGATCGCTCAAAGGCCGACCCGCCTTCGCGCTGACGGTCATCACCACGCTCGCACTCGGCATCGGCGCCAATACCGCGATCTTCACGCTCGTCGACGCGCTCTTACTGCGTCCGCTGCCGGTAGCGCATCCCGAGCAACTCGTGATCGTGAGCGATCCCACGCAGGTGAACAACAACAATGTGGGCTCTCCGCTCACCGGCTTCGTGTCGTTCCTGCTCTACCGGGACGTGCGCGCGCGCAACACGGTGTTCACCGACATGTACGCGAACGGATGGTCGGGGCCGATAGACGTGCAGATGGGCGCTGGCACCGGGGCAACGGTCGAACAGCCGCACGCACGATTCGTGACCGGCAACTTCTTTTCGGTGCTTGGCGTGCCCGCCTACGCCGGACGCACCTTCACCGCGGCCGAAGATGAAACGCCGGGACAGGATCCCGTCGCGGTCATCACGTACGAGTATTGGCAGCGCCGCTTCTCGGGGTCGAGCGCCGCGATCGGCAGCGTCATGCGCGTCAACGACGTCGCCGTGACGATCATCGGCGTGACGCCGCCGGGCTTCAGCGGCGACATCATCGGCCAGCCGTTGGATTTCTGGCTGCCGATGATGATGGACCCGGCGATTCAGCCGGGTATGAACAAATTGGACGATCGCGCGTGGTCGTGGCTCATGATGATGGGCCGGCTCAAGCCGGGCGTTACGCTCGAGCAGGCGCGCCAGCAGGTGAGCGCGGTCGAGGCGAACGCGATCCGCGAAAATCTTTCCGGCCGCGCGCTGTCGCAGTTCGACGATGGCCTCAAGGCGAATCCCGTTCCAGTCGTGTCGGGCGCCCGCGGATTTTCCGAACGGCGCGCCGAGTATGCAAAGGCGCTGTGGGTGCTGATGGCGGCGGTCGGCTTGGTGATTCTCGTCGTCTGCGCGAACGTCTCGAGTCTGATGCTGGCGCGCATCGTCGCGCGCCGCCGCGAAATGACGGTCCGCATGACGCTCGGCGCGGCACGAGGACGGTTGATTCAGCAACTGCTCGTGGAAGGGATGTTGCTCGCGATCGTGTCGAGCGTGCTCGGACTGCTCGCCGCGACATGGGGCAGCCGAGTGTTGCTCACGACCGTGCACGTCGGTTCGGCTGTCTCCGGCCCGATCGCGATCGATACGACACTCGATGCGCGGGTACTCGTCTTCACGGGCGCAATGACGCTTGCCTGCGTGCTGTTGTTTGGTTTGTTGCCTGCGTTTCGCGCGACGCGGGTCGACCTCGCGACGTCGCTGCGTTCACAAGGACGAAACCTGATGGGCGGTGCGCGAGTCGGCGGAGGCCGCGTTCCGTTTGGGCGCGCGCTCGTCGTGGCGCAGATCGCGTTGTCGATGCTGCTGCTCATGGGCGGCGGATTGCTCGTGCGGAGTATGCAACAACTTCTGCACGGCGACATCGGCGCGGATCGCGATCACGTGATTGCGGTGCGCGTACGGACGTCGCGTTCGCAGTACGTCGGGGCGCGCCTGGGTCAATTGCGGCGCGATCTCGCGGACCGGATCGGCCGTGTGCCTGGTGTGGATGCCGCCGCATTCGCCGATCACGGATTGTTCAGCGGGGGGGCCGCCGGGGGCCGCGTCGATGTGTCGGGATTCGTACCACAAGCGGATTCGGAGCGCATCGTTTCAATCGATCAGGTCGGCCCAAACTTTTTCCACGCCATTGGCGCGCGGTTGATTCGCGGCCGCGACATGGAGTCGCACGATCTCGAGACGGGACCGCCCGCCACAGGTGCTGTCGTGATCAACGAGACGATGGCGAAAAAGTACTTCGCTGCTCGTAACCCGCTCGGCGGTACGGTGACGCTGGCCGACACGCTGCACTATACCGTCGTCGGGGTCGTGCGCGATTTTCAAAGCAAGAACGTTCGCGGCCAGCCGATTCGCGAGATGTACACCGTGTTCAGCAATCCGAACGTGGGCAACTCGGGGGCGGCCAAACTCGTGGTGCACGTTCGAGGAGATCCGTCGCGCTTCGTCGAGCCGATTCGTCGTGCGGTGGAAAACGTTGCCCCAGCGCTCCAGGTCCAGGTCGATCCAGTGAACGACCTCGTGCGCGGTACGGTATCGCAGGACGTGCTGCTCGTGCAGGTGACGATGTTCTTCTGCGTCGTCACGTTGGTGCTCGCGGCGCTGGGCTTATACGGTGTCACCGCATATTCGACCAGTCAGCGCACCAGCGAATTCGGCTTACGCGCGGCGCTCGGTGCCGAGCCGGGCGACGTGACGCGAATGGTGCTTGGCGAGGCGGTACGCGTGGCCATTATCGGAATTGTCATCGGCGTACCGGCGGGGTTTGTCGGAGCGCGATTGATTCGAACGCAGCTTTTTGCCGTCGGGGCGATCGACGTGCCGTCGCTCAGTCTCGCGATCGTGGTCCTGGTGACGACGGCGGTCGTCGCGAGCTATTTGCCGGCGAGGCGCGCGGCGAGCGTTGGGCCGTTGGAGGCGCTGCGGTTGGAGTAG
- a CDS encoding LytTR family DNA-binding domain-containing protein, translating into MIRAIVADDEPMSRRVVEQLLARHSDVSVIASCADGDAAHDAITRLAPDVAFLDVRMPLRSGLEVAEGDGSRASALVVFVSAYEEFALPAFAVAAVDYLTKPLVEPRFDEAVERIRHRLGGGHVYPRHFVARVGTRDIVIPTDDVDYIAADDVYAAVVSRGKRFLVRASLDTLDRTLDPRLFCRVHRSYIVRRDRIMEVRRLAGGNAEVVIGGVALPVSRRRRASIAELLKPFAT; encoded by the coding sequence ATGATTCGCGCCATCGTCGCCGACGACGAACCGATGTCGCGCCGCGTCGTCGAGCAATTGCTCGCGCGCCATTCCGACGTATCCGTCATCGCATCGTGCGCGGATGGCGATGCCGCGCACGACGCCATCACGCGGCTGGCGCCGGACGTCGCGTTCCTCGACGTCCGCATGCCGTTGAGGAGCGGCCTCGAGGTAGCCGAGGGCGATGGCTCACGAGCCAGCGCGCTCGTTGTGTTCGTGTCCGCGTATGAGGAATTCGCATTGCCCGCGTTCGCGGTCGCGGCAGTCGACTATCTGACCAAGCCGCTCGTCGAGCCGCGCTTCGACGAGGCCGTGGAGCGCATCAGGCACCGCCTCGGCGGAGGTCACGTCTATCCGCGGCATTTCGTCGCTCGTGTGGGGACACGCGACATCGTCATTCCGACGGACGACGTCGACTACATCGCAGCCGACGACGTCTACGCCGCGGTTGTCTCGCGCGGCAAACGATTCTTGGTTCGTGCATCGCTCGACACATTGGACCGCACGCTCGATCCGCGCCTATTCTGTCGCGTTCACCGGTCGTACATCGTGCGCCGCGATCGAATCATGGAAGTTCGCCGTCTCGCGGGTGGCAACGCGGAGGTCGTCATCGGCGGCGTCGCGTTACCGGTGAGCCGGAGGCGGCGCGCATCGATCGCTGAACTTCTCAAGCCGTTCGCGACGTAG
- a CDS encoding histidine kinase has product MTGRLSFAIWSIPALLSTLETVVFARQAGHPIPVWRAFVSEAPQWYAWAAFTPAILRLAERFPLGRREKRGNFLVHAGASLAASLIAAAADAFVGALVRPSSRSLAASASSWFIGQLPATTLAYFAVVIIGHALASQARLREREQQALELETQLRDAQLATLRMQFQPHFLFNALNAVMGLVRDQRGDDAIRALALLGDVFRVAMSADGRHETTLAEELDFLTRYLEIERMRFGDRLAVAIHIPPELSRARVPRFILQPFVENALKHGILRERAGNSVTIAASRVDATLRLSVRDDGRGLTAPAIAGLGIANARSRLERMYGSSASVLVANAESGPGVAVDIVIPWMPPAAAPG; this is encoded by the coding sequence TTGACTGGTCGCCTGTCATTCGCGATCTGGTCCATCCCCGCCCTCCTCTCCACCCTCGAGACGGTGGTATTCGCGCGGCAAGCCGGACACCCGATTCCGGTGTGGCGGGCCTTCGTGAGCGAGGCACCGCAGTGGTATGCGTGGGCGGCATTCACGCCGGCGATTCTACGTCTTGCCGAACGATTTCCGTTGGGGCGCCGCGAGAAGCGCGGCAACTTCCTCGTGCACGCCGGCGCGTCGCTCGCGGCGAGTCTCATCGCCGCGGCCGCCGACGCATTCGTCGGGGCGCTCGTTCGGCCGTCGTCTCGCTCGCTCGCGGCATCGGCATCGAGTTGGTTCATCGGGCAGCTGCCGGCGACGACGCTCGCGTACTTCGCCGTGGTCATTATCGGCCATGCGCTCGCGAGCCAGGCACGTCTCCGTGAGCGCGAGCAGCAAGCGCTCGAGCTGGAAACGCAGCTGCGCGACGCCCAGTTGGCGACGCTCCGCATGCAGTTTCAACCGCACTTCTTGTTCAATGCGCTCAACGCGGTCATGGGACTCGTCCGCGATCAGCGCGGGGATGACGCCATCCGAGCACTCGCGCTGCTCGGCGACGTGTTCCGCGTTGCGATGAGCGCCGACGGACGCCATGAAACCACGCTCGCTGAAGAACTGGATTTCCTGACACGGTATCTCGAGATCGAGCGCATGCGCTTCGGCGACCGCCTCGCCGTCGCGATTCACATCCCGCCGGAGCTCAGTCGCGCGCGAGTTCCGCGATTCATTCTGCAGCCCTTCGTCGAGAACGCCCTCAAGCACGGCATTCTGCGCGAGCGCGCCGGCAATAGCGTCACCATCGCCGCGTCGCGCGTCGACGCAACGCTCCGCCTGAGCGTTCGCGACGATGGGCGCGGTCTTACCGCGCCGGCGATCGCCGGCCTCGGGATCGCCAACGCACGCAGTCGCCTGGAACGCATGTACGGATCGAGCGCCAGCGTACTGGTCGCCAACGCCGAGTCCGGCCCCGGTGTGGCGGTCGACATCGTCATTCCGTGGATGCCACCCGCCGCCGCACCTGGATGA
- a CDS encoding MarR family transcriptional regulator, with amino-acid sequence MSSAVASIRRIVRVLRLASQKTQAAAGISAAQLFVLQQLSDGAELSLNELAERTLTDRSSVAAVVDRLQIQHLVDRATDPSDRRRAVVRITPAGGRILRRAPDAPTTALLAALRRLERRELTALARSLRQLTVALGATAEPPSMLFADDGVIRARPHARPKRSKSK; translated from the coding sequence ATGTCCTCGGCCGTCGCATCGATTCGGCGAATTGTCCGCGTGCTCCGCCTGGCGTCGCAAAAAACGCAAGCAGCGGCCGGGATCAGCGCGGCGCAGTTGTTCGTGTTGCAACAGCTCAGCGATGGCGCCGAGCTTTCGCTCAACGAACTGGCTGAACGAACGCTTACCGATCGAAGCTCGGTTGCGGCCGTGGTGGACCGCTTGCAGATACAGCACCTCGTCGATCGCGCGACCGACCCGTCCGATCGACGCAGAGCCGTGGTGCGGATTACGCCGGCCGGCGGGCGAATTCTGAGACGCGCGCCGGACGCGCCGACCACCGCGCTGCTCGCCGCGCTTCGCCGGCTCGAACGCCGAGAGCTCACGGCGCTCGCGCGGTCTCTGCGTCAACTCACCGTCGCTCTCGGAGCGACAGCGGAGCCGCCCTCGATGCTGTTCGCGGATGACGGCGTCATTCGAGCGAGGCCCCACGCTCGACCGAAGCGCTCCAAGTCGAAGTGA
- a CDS encoding chloride channel protein — MSDTELTAPNITSGNGVPGHATQGRPPQLGGSRVTRQRPWTRQRRLIIDTIILGAAGAAAAQLFNFLLGWSGAFFLRGVAGYQPPGLPSEGGQPVEIVGSHGLWLVPVATTLGGLIVGALTTWLAPEAEGHGTDAVVRAFHQTGGSLRTRVAPVKLVASAITIGSGGSAGREGPIALIAAGVGSWYADITKRDARDRRLLLLVGAAAGLSAVFRSPIGAALFVIEVLYAEMEFESGVLLYATLAAIIAYALNGMIVGWNALFVVPPISALRAPLSYGWYAILGVAAGVLATALPVVLYRIRDLFRTMRVHPALKPAIGGLLTGLVALAWPQVIGGGYGWIQRAIDGHVALSVLLALAVVKIVAMSLTVASGGSGGVFAPSLFAGAMLGGACAAAAHLPPAPFVVVGMAAVFAGSAHVPIATMMMVTEMTGGYTLLVPAALAVMLSYLVQMRLSSRLAYRSVYEAQVANRTDSPAHHTQHLETALRIIREQELSNIGNIGEVDLVRLLRVGIPVELAGGQRLFVGVVPAASPIVGSTIASSGRTIAGVETNIIAIIRQDRMIVPRADTVFQRGDGLVLVAAETALPQLGTYLELW; from the coding sequence ATGAGTGATACTGAACTAACGGCGCCGAACATCACGTCCGGAAACGGCGTCCCAGGCCACGCTACGCAAGGGCGGCCGCCGCAACTCGGTGGGTCCCGCGTCACCCGTCAACGTCCGTGGACGCGCCAGCGCCGCCTCATCATCGACACGATCATCCTGGGCGCCGCGGGCGCAGCCGCGGCGCAACTGTTCAACTTCTTGCTCGGGTGGTCCGGCGCGTTCTTTTTGCGCGGCGTCGCGGGGTATCAGCCGCCAGGATTGCCGAGTGAGGGTGGGCAGCCGGTCGAGATCGTCGGGTCGCATGGTTTGTGGCTCGTTCCCGTCGCCACGACGCTCGGCGGTCTCATTGTCGGTGCGCTCACAACGTGGTTGGCCCCCGAAGCGGAAGGACACGGCACCGACGCCGTCGTTCGAGCATTTCATCAGACGGGAGGATCGCTGCGGACACGCGTCGCGCCGGTCAAGCTCGTCGCATCGGCGATTACGATCGGTTCGGGCGGCTCGGCGGGTCGCGAAGGGCCGATCGCATTGATCGCCGCGGGTGTCGGATCGTGGTACGCCGATATCACGAAGCGTGACGCGCGCGATCGGCGGCTGCTTTTGCTCGTCGGCGCGGCGGCTGGTTTGTCGGCGGTATTTCGCTCGCCGATCGGTGCCGCGCTCTTCGTCATCGAGGTGCTCTACGCCGAGATGGAGTTCGAGTCCGGCGTTCTCCTGTACGCGACGCTCGCGGCGATCATTGCGTATGCGTTGAACGGGATGATCGTCGGCTGGAACGCGCTCTTCGTCGTTCCACCGATCTCGGCGCTGCGCGCCCCGCTCTCCTACGGATGGTATGCGATACTCGGCGTGGCGGCCGGCGTGCTCGCGACCGCGCTTCCCGTCGTGCTCTATCGCATACGCGATCTGTTCCGTACAATGCGGGTCCACCCGGCGCTCAAGCCGGCGATCGGCGGACTGCTCACGGGCCTGGTTGCATTGGCGTGGCCACAAGTCATCGGCGGCGGCTACGGGTGGATTCAGCGCGCCATCGACGGGCACGTCGCGCTCAGCGTCCTGCTCGCCCTTGCCGTCGTCAAGATCGTGGCGATGAGCCTGACGGTTGCCTCGGGCGGGTCGGGCGGCGTGTTCGCGCCGAGCTTGTTCGCGGGCGCCATGCTTGGCGGAGCGTGCGCGGCTGCCGCGCACCTGCCGCCGGCTCCGTTCGTCGTTGTCGGGATGGCGGCGGTATTCGCCGGTTCGGCTCACGTACCCATCGCGACGATGATGATGGTGACCGAGATGACCGGAGGGTACACGTTGCTCGTTCCGGCGGCACTGGCGGTGATGCTGAGCTATCTCGTGCAAATGAGATTGAGCTCGCGGCTCGCCTATCGAAGCGTGTACGAGGCGCAGGTGGCCAATCGGACGGATTCGCCGGCGCACCATACACAGCATCTCGAGACGGCGCTTCGGATCATTCGCGAACAAGAACTGTCGAACATCGGCAACATCGGCGAGGTCGATCTCGTGCGGCTGCTGCGCGTCGGCATTCCCGTGGAGCTCGCAGGGGGACAGCGACTCTTCGTCGGCGTCGTGCCGGCGGCGAGCCCGATCGTGGGCAGCACGATTGCGAGCAGTGGGCGGACCATCGCGGGAGTCGAGACCAACATCATCGCGATCATCCGCCAGGATCGCATGATCGTGCCGCGTGCGGACACCGTCTTTCAGCGCGGCGACGGACTGGTTCTCGTCGCCGCCGAAACGGCGCTTCCGCAACTCGGCACATACTTGGAACTCTGGTGA
- a CDS encoding plastocyanin/azurin family copper-binding protein encodes MLPKSCARVLLALAVCAMCVMLACGRAEKPRTDTGTAAPPPAPSTPSAQSIAGKTWDVKMFGDATGYRFDPASLTIRLGDGVRWTVVSGLPHNVTFWSDSIPPAAVPVLRANMPQTTAPLTGPLLMNPSQTYTISFGGAPAGTYHYYCTPHLAFGMKGTITVQ; translated from the coding sequence ATGCTGCCGAAATCATGCGCGCGGGTGCTCTTGGCGCTCGCGGTGTGTGCGATGTGTGTGATGCTCGCGTGTGGGCGTGCGGAGAAGCCGCGAACCGACACCGGAACGGCCGCGCCGCCGCCGGCGCCTTCCACGCCTTCGGCGCAATCGATCGCCGGCAAGACGTGGGATGTCAAAATGTTCGGTGACGCGACGGGTTATCGGTTCGATCCCGCATCGCTCACGATCAGGCTTGGCGACGGCGTTCGGTGGACGGTGGTCTCCGGACTACCGCACAACGTGACGTTTTGGTCCGACAGTATTCCGCCCGCCGCGGTACCTGTATTGCGCGCAAACATGCCGCAGACGACCGCGCCGTTGACCGGACCACTGCTCATGAATCCAAGTCAGACGTACACGATCTCGTTTGGCGGTGCGCCGGCGGGAACGTATCACTATTACTGTACGCCGCATCTCGCGTTTGGAATGAAAGGCACCATCACCGTGCAATAG
- a CDS encoding response regulator, whose protein sequence is MRNDDARRTILIVERDRNVRELQLVFLNNAGFAVEFADDGQSALDRVRLDAPALLITEILIPRIDGLTLCRLVRSDPAIGGVPVMIFSILAAAARATDAGAAAFLRKPLVESTFLAVITEVLMNANTVVAVR, encoded by the coding sequence ATGCGGAATGACGACGCCCGGCGGACGATCCTCATCGTCGAGCGCGATCGCAACGTTCGAGAACTTCAATTAGTTTTCTTAAATAACGCCGGATTCGCCGTCGAGTTCGCGGACGATGGCCAATCCGCGCTCGACCGCGTTCGGCTGGACGCGCCGGCGCTGTTGATCACCGAGATTCTGATTCCCCGGATCGACGGGCTGACGCTGTGCCGGCTCGTTCGGAGTGACCCCGCGATCGGCGGTGTGCCCGTCATGATTTTCAGTATTCTCGCCGCCGCGGCCCGGGCGACCGACGCCGGCGCCGCGGCCTTTCTGCGCAAGCCGCTGGTCGAATCGACCTTTCTTGCCGTGATCACCGAAGTATTGATGAATGCGAATACCGTGGTGGCTGTGCGATGA
- a CDS encoding ATPase domain-containing protein: MFRRIKQRRVRRLVIDALGDLASAATDPQRLHDYLYALVQHFAVSGITSILNFETLGNTIAGNGMQNAMSYLSDNVLLLAVDGEERTRRAIRVLKTRGSAHDTRVREVEISAAGLAVLE; the protein is encoded by the coding sequence ATGTTTCGTCGTATCAAGCAACGGCGTGTGCGCCGGCTCGTCATCGATGCACTGGGCGACCTGGCGAGCGCGGCGACGGATCCGCAGCGCCTCCACGATTACTTGTACGCGCTCGTCCAGCACTTCGCGGTCAGCGGCATCACCAGCATCCTGAACTTCGAGACGTTGGGCAACACCATCGCCGGCAATGGCATGCAGAACGCCATGAGCTATCTGTCGGACAACGTGCTGCTGCTGGCCGTCGACGGCGAGGAACGAACGCGCCGCGCCATCCGCGTATTGAAGACGCGCGGCAGCGCGCATGACACACGCGTGCGTGAAGTCGAGATCAGCGCGGCGGGCCTCGCCGTCCTGGAATGA
- a CDS encoding PadR family transcriptional regulator, giving the protein MPKPPRALGLTTSRIMLALADGERHGYAIMRDLRSDGLGAALGPGTLYRTIDQLLEEKLIVESASPSSASTDERRRYFRLTPAGRRALAREAARLSELVKRAASKGLFVPARGQR; this is encoded by the coding sequence ATGCCAAAGCCGCCGCGCGCACTCGGCCTCACGACGTCGCGAATCATGCTCGCGCTTGCCGACGGTGAGCGTCACGGGTATGCCATCATGCGAGACCTTCGCTCCGACGGATTGGGAGCGGCCTTGGGGCCCGGTACCCTCTATCGCACCATCGACCAATTGCTCGAGGAGAAGCTCATCGTCGAATCCGCGAGCCCGTCGAGCGCCAGCACCGATGAGCGGCGGCGATACTTTCGGCTGACACCGGCGGGGCGTCGCGCGCTGGCTCGGGAGGCGGCGCGGCTTTCGGAGCTGGTCAAACGCGCGGCGTCGAAAGGCTTGTTCGTGCCGGCGCGAGGTCAGCGCTGA